The DNA region TCATTCCCATATGATCATAATTTCAAAGCTGAGTACATAACTTTCAAAGTTAGGTAACACCCCACCCacctcccctcccctcccctcccctcccctccatgtaaaatccaaactatTAAACTAAAAAGAACCACGTTGAAATATCAAATCCGGGAACCACTACACTTAATAAATCAATTCTTGACAATGcaaaatctataatttttttaaaaaaaaagttcgaaaattcaataattgaaattgaaattgaaagtgAAAACTGACCTTTTGGAGTGCCCCAAGGCACTTAGTACAGCCAGAATAAGAAGAATTGCGGCAACTCCTCTCCAAGTTTTTGACTGCAGCAGTAGGAGTGGCATTATGAAACCCAGTAACATTAAAAGCCGCTGGACAGCTCAGTGAGCTGATCTGGTGGAGCCGAATCCCACAGAAACAGAGTATAGCATCGCAACTCGCGTTTGGCTGTGGGAGCCGAATGTTTCGGCTCAGCAACGAGCTCTGCAGCGCATTAACGCACTTCTGTGAGTCATCTGGCATCATTGGGAGATCGGCTTCGGCTCCAGGAATTGGAGCCGAAGCCGATTGAACCTGTAGAGCTGTCCTGGCGTGAGCTGCGTAGAGCCACGCGGCTAAGACTGGACAGCATCGGCTTCGGTCGAGGTTTTTCCCGCAGGCTTCGTTGACGCCGCCGAATAGCTCGGCTGAGAGGTCGAGCCGGCAGGTTTGGCTCTGGGTTTGAACCGGGAAAGCTGGGACAGTGTTTGGGGTTGAGTACACGCCAGGGTCTAGTGGTTGGTCGTGGCCGCTAACGGGTTCAGAAAGTAAACCGGCGCGAGCGTTAAAAAACATCAGCCATAATACAATGCAAGCTGACCTGAAAATGAACGTTAACGACACCATCTTAAGGTAAGGTTCTGGAGTTGGGAGTTTGACccttttggtttggtttggtttttggtgttttcTGAGAGTGGTAGTGAGAGGGTTacttgggttttgtttgggaagcgagaaaaaaaaaatgattgtcGTGAAAAGTTGGAAAAAGATGGGAAAGGTAGGACAATCACTTGGGAAATTGGAAGAAAAGAGAGATGGGGTGTAAAGTCTAAAGCCGAAAACTTTGAACCAAGTTGCTTTTAAAGGGTTAATCAAGGTGAGAACTTTATGTTTCTGTGAAATTATGGGATGGTTTaaagttgaaaaagaagaaaaggattcAGGAGAGATTCAATTATTGAAGAACCCTACATGAGcaaatgaaaatatatgttgtttttctctctctatctctttgtcTCTTTTTGGCCTCTTGAGCTCCTTCTCTCTAATAAGAACTAAGAATGATGTTTATATGATGGGGAGTTTCATATTCATAATCCACGTGAATAATGAACTCTCACTTCACTTCAGTTTATTGGTCATGAGGACTAAACTAGTCGGACTAGGAGGCTCCAATGTCACGAAGCAAAGTGAGCACTCATTAAACTAcattatcatatattattttatttttttgtggaaaagtgtttgtgatttttttttttaaagaaggggAAGAAAAAAGGCGTGAAggagagggaggggggggggggggggggtccaCGAGAAACAGAAAGAGATTCGTTtggtagtgagagagagaaaagaatcaGAAATCAGAAGAAAAGAGGAGGGAGTGGTTTGATAAGAAAGGCTGTCTGAATATTTGGCAGCTTGTGGTGtcgttttctttttcattctctatcttcctcttaGAGGCTGATGGGAAAGTGCATCTCTCTTTTGTGTGTGATTG from Castanea sativa cultivar Marrone di Chiusa Pesio chromosome 6, ASM4071231v1 includes:
- the LOC142638233 gene encoding putative GPI-anchored protein At4g28100; translated protein: MVSLTFIFRSACIVLWLMFFNARAGLLSEPVSGHDQPLDPGVYSTPNTVPAFPVQTQSQTCRLDLSAELFGGVNEACGKNLDRSRCCPVLAAWLYAAHARTALQVQSASAPIPGAEADLPMMPDDSQKCVNALQSSLLSRNIRLPQPNASCDAILCFCGIRLHQISSLSCPAAFNVTGFHNATPTAAVKNLERSCRNSSYSGCTKCLGALQKLKGGYKNGTGDKPTTDRASKMFNRDCQLMGLTWLLARNKTAYIPTVSAVLRAIMYSAHPPLQSTCSPDQENMPLAVDSLQFENEESSSPPSISWFPVLPLIILVSLLPFV